A stretch of Rhododendron vialii isolate Sample 1 chromosome 4a, ASM3025357v1 DNA encodes these proteins:
- the LOC131323886 gene encoding uncharacterized protein LOC131323886: MESSIVLLCKYGSKTLVVSVRRDFCFDDVVRSLVKKWPNLETSSFQLLYAVGGHDNCVLDNDADFVNMFALAGAYGVSCIDVVVEVLSSCADHNNRSIVVESVECRRSFEVGQSSTMHEVEEDPLERFCQHHETVRLSAGWAKLITHVGQEFRSGVKEFRDCLAMYAIEVGFVYKFLKNDKTRVTAECSKKHTESGCHWFIHATIERSNSFFCIREFEKNHSCVGVFASSKNPRMSSKLVAKQIREEVRTKTNYAPIEAVKFFEKYYESKISYHHAWFGVEKAGDELYGDYALSFDLLRWYAEVAKEKNPGSVIDVEYCDKTNCFRRIFVAFDVCIKGFNYCRPLLALDGTFLKGRYIGTLFGAIGKDGDQGLFPVAFGIADSETDENWLWFLRKLSTILSSRPITFITDRHSGLLKGIAEVFPNGYHAYCLQHLKCNLRDKFKGRLSNGFRDRVVELFSYCAYAPSISDYEEAFKELCNVGGPKAKDFVESLPLDKWANAYFEGRRYGDMCSNPAESFNKWILEARHLPILNAIDTIRVKLIEQMCDRRQQSWKWNGIVCPEMDKKLVTSFNKGRSWTVAKASEDVFEVFSLPTVVVDVQRRTCTCCRWQLNGFPCVHAVTAIQKVGLQVSNYIDPFYTVEAFRLSYESMINPIPTLGAPEVTKENRVVLPPKTRRPRGRPKVQRIRSKGEKVRQIRCGRCGKLGNHNRKRCKEPIE; encoded by the exons ATGGAATCTTCTATTGTTCTTCTGTGCAAATATGGTTCAAAAACTCTTGTCGTATCAGTTAGAAGAGATTTCTGCTTTGACGATGTTGTCCGTAGTCTGGTTAAGAAGTGGCCAAATTTGGAAACCTCTAGTTTTCAACTTTTGTATGCTGTAGGTGGACATGACAATTGCGTTCTAGATAATGATGCTGATTTTGTAAATATGTTCGCATTGGCTGGTGCGTATGGGGTTAGTTGCATTGATGTAGTTGTTGAAGTGCTTTCTTCTTGTGCTGATCATAATAATCGGAGTATTGTTGTTGAAAGTGTTGAATGTCGAAGAAGTTTTGAAGTTGGTCAAAGTAGTACTATGCATGAAGTAGAAGAAGATCCACTTGAGAGGTTTTGTCAGCACCACGAGACTGTCCGTCTTTCTGCTGGTTGGGCTAAGTTGATTACTCATGTTGGCCAAGAGTTTAGAAGCGGAGTAAAAGAATTTAGGGATTGTCTGGCAATGTATGCTATTGAAGTCGGATTTGTATATAAGTTTTTGAAGAATGACAAGACTAGAGTAACGGCGGaatgttcaaaaaaacataCAGAATCTGGTTGTCATTGGTTTATTCATGCAACCATTGAGAGATCTAACAGTTTCTTTTGTATTAGGGAGTTTGAGAAGAATCACAGTTGTGTTGGTGTTTTTGCTAGTTCGAAGAATCCTCGGATGAGTTCAAAGTTGGTTGCTAAACAGATTAGGGAGGAAGTTCGAACTAAGACAAACTATGCACCAATAGAAGCagtgaaattttttgagaagtaTTATGAGAGTAAAATCAGTTATCACCATGCTTGGTTTGGGGTTGAGAAGGCAGGTGATGAGCTGTATGGAGATTATGCATTGTCTTTTGACCTACTAAGGTGGTATGCTGAGGTAGCGAAGGAGAAAAACCCAGGAAGTGTTATTGATGTTGAGTATTGTGACAAAACTAATTGTTTTAGAAGGATTTTTGTAGCATTTGATGTGTGTATCAAAGGCTTCAATTACTGCCGTCCTTTGTTAGCGCTTGATGGGACTTTTTTGAAGGGGAGGTACATTGGAACCCTTTTCGGAGCTATAGGAAAAGATGGCGATCAAG gaCTGTTTCCAGTGGCTTTTGGCATTGCTGATTCTGAAACTGACGAGAATtggctttggtttttgagaaagTTGTCAACAATTCTGTCATCTCGTCCAATAACATTCATAACAGATCGTCATTCTGGGCTTTTGAAAGGTATTGCAGAGGTTTTTCCCAATGGATATCATGCGTATTGTTTGCAGCATCTGAAGTGTAATTTGAGGGACAAGTTTAAGGGCAGATTGTCTAATGGTTTTAGGGACAGAGTAGTCGAGTTGTTTTCTTATTGTGCATATGCACCATCGATTTCTGATTATGAGGAAGCTTTTAAAGAACTGTGCAATGTTGGTGGTCCAAAAGCTAAGGATTTTGTTGAATCGTTGCCACTTGACAAGTGGGcaaatgcatattttgaagGTAGAAGATATGGGGACATGTGTTCAAATCCAGCTGAGTCTTTCAACAAATGGATTTTGGAAGCCCGTCATTTGCCAATTTTGAATGCAATTGACACGATAAGGGTTAAACTGATTGAGCAAATGTGTGATAGGAGGCAACAGTCATGGAAGTGGAATGGCATCGTGTGTCCTGAAATGGATAAGAAGTTGGTCACAAGTTTCAACAAAGGTCGGTCGTGGACTGTGGCAAAGGCAAGTGAAGATGTTTTTGAAGTGTTCTCCCTTCCGACAGTTGTAGTTGATGTTCAGAGACGGACGTGCACATGTTGTCGATGGCAGTTGAACGGTTTTCCTTGTGTGCATGCAGTGACGGCTATTCAAAAGGTTGGCCTCCAAGTTTCAAACTACATAGATCCTTTTTACACCGTTGAAGCTTTCCGATTGTCGTATGAGAGTATGATAAATCCTATTCCCACTCTCGGAGCTCCAGAAGTGACAAAAGAGAACCGTGTAGTTCTTCCTCCTAAGACAAGAAGGCCGCGGGGTAGACCTAAGGTTCAAAGAATTCGATCAAAGGGGGAGAAGGTGAGACAAATAAGGTGTGGGAGGTGTGGAAAGTTGGGAAACCACAATAGGAAGAGATGTAAAGAGCCAATTGAGTGA
- the LOC131324708 gene encoding probable pectate lyase 12 isoform X1: MLHKTCIFLICVLSSFSPFSTAMLNLTLPGQHPDPDAVVQEVHRRVNVSLSRRQMLSTTTNYQSSTCLTGNPIDDCWRCDPNWQLNRQRLADCGIGFGQHALGGKGGRYYVVTDSSDHDAVTPRPGTLRYAVIQTEPLWIVFASNMLIHLSQELIFNSYKTLDGRGVNVHITGGGCITLQYITNVIIHNIHVHHCYQSGETNIRSSPTHFGWRTLSDGDGISIFGSRDLWIDHCSLSHCKDGLIDAVMGSTAITISNNWFSHHNEVMLLGHSDAYLPDSGMQVTIAFNHFGQKLVQRMPRCRRGYIHVVNNDFTQWEMYAIGGSGNPTINSQGNRYIAPFNYNAKEVTKRVETGEEEWRGWNWRSEGDIMVNGAYFVASGEGVEVKYEKAYSVEPKSASFIDQITLNAGVLGGRSNKLSKWTSGNNGVGSGGGGTILESESDEDNSDAMFGSNAPPQPSSDAILYSVLISLSSFLFLYFTTLYASL; encoded by the exons ATGCTCCACAAAACCTGCATTTTCTTGATCTGTGTTCTGAGCtcattttctccattttccacGGCAATGCTCAACCTCACTTTGCCTGGTCAGCACCCTGACCCTGATGCTGTTGTCCAAGAAGTTCACAG AAGAGTGAATGTTTCACTATCAAGAAGGCAAATGCTATCCACCACAACCAACTACCAGTCAAGCACATGCCTAACCGGAAACCCAATTGACGACTGCTGGCGTTGCGACCCAAACTGGCAGCTCAACCGCCAGCGCCTTGCCGACTGCGGTATTGGGTTTGGCCAGCACGCACTCGGCGGTAAGGGGGGCCGCTACTACGTTGTCACTGACTCCTCCGACCACGACGccgtcacgccccgccccggtACCCTCCGCTACGCCGTCATCCAGACGGAGCCCCTCTGGATCGTCTTTGCCTCCAACATGCTCATCCACCTCTCTCAAGAGCTCATTTTCAACAGCTATAAGACCCTAGATGGTCGTGGCGTTAACGTGCACATAACCGGGGGCGGGTGCATTACGCTCCAGTACATCACCAATGTCATCATTCATAACATCCATGTCCATCATTGCTACCAATCAGGCGAGACCAATATCCGGTCTAGCCCGACCCATTTTGGGTGGCGTACCTTATCTGATGGAGACGGAATATCGATATTCGGATCCAG GGACTTATGGATAGACCACTGCTCGCTCTCCCACTGCAAGGACGGCCTGATCGACGCTGTAATGGGTTCCACTGCAATCACCATCTCCAACAACTGGTTCTCGCACCACAACGAGGTGATGCTGTTGGGCCACAGCGACGCCTACTTGCCAGACTCTGGCATGCAGGTTACCATAGCCTTCAACCACTTCGGCCAGAAGCTGGTGCAGCGGATGCCCAGGTGCAGACGAGGGTACATACACGTGGTCAACAACGATTTTACGCAGTGGGAGATGTACGCCATTGGGGGAAGTGGGAATCCCACCATTAACAGCCAGGGGAACCGCTACATTGCACCCTTCAATTACAATGCTAAAGAG GTTACAAAGAGGGTGGAAACGGGGGAGGAGGAATGGAGGGGCTGGAATTGGAGGAGCGAGGGGGACATAATGGTAAATGGAGCATACTTTGTGGCATCAGGTGAAGGTGTAGAGGTCAAGTACGAGAAGGCCTACAGTGTTGAGCCCAAATCTGCAAGTTTCATTGACCAGATTACCCTCAATGCCGGTGTCCTTGGTGGCAG GAGCAACAAGTTAAGCAAGTGGACTTCCGGGAACAATGGtgttggtagtggtggtggcgggACGATTTTAGAGTCGGAGAGCGATGAAGACAACTCCGATGCTATGTTCGGGAGCAACGCGCCACCGCAGCCATCCTCTGATGCCATTCTCTACTCTGTTCTAATTTCTTTGTCATCCTTTCTATTTTTGTATTTCACCACATTATATGCCTCCTTGTAG
- the LOC131324707 gene encoding uncharacterized protein LOC131324707 — protein MANQSPKKFLIDSKLEQLYNELHDRSLDYFRYLVFSMNSSGNKTNKNSPYHWTLLVYDMQEQEWKHYNSLKPRKKEKSGDPYLKDAAIVKDAVEKFMKQLEERRSSQPQFNLLTPIESIFKDGAQLRTVQEAPQQNIAS, from the exons ATGGCAAACCAGTCCCCCAAAAAGTTTCTCATTGATAGCAAACTTGAACAACTCTACAACGAATTACATGACAGGAGCTTAGATTACTTTCGGTACCTTGTTTTCTCGATGAACTCTTCAGGAAATAAGACGAACAAAAACAGTCCATATCATTGGACTCTGCTTGTTTATGATATGCAAGAGCAGGAATGGAAGCATTATAATTCATTGAAACcaagaaagaaggagaaatCAGGCGACCCTTACCTTAAAGATGCTGCAATAGTG aaagatgcTGTTGAGAAATTCATGAAGCAATTGGAAGAAAGAAGGAGTAGTCAGCCACAATTCAACTTGCTAACTCCCATAGAGTCAATCTTTAAAGATGGTGCTCAACTAAGAACAGTGCAAGAAGCACCACAACAGAATATTGCTTCGTAA
- the LOC131324708 gene encoding probable pectate lyase 12 isoform X2, whose product MLSTTTNYQSSTCLTGNPIDDCWRCDPNWQLNRQRLADCGIGFGQHALGGKGGRYYVVTDSSDHDAVTPRPGTLRYAVIQTEPLWIVFASNMLIHLSQELIFNSYKTLDGRGVNVHITGGGCITLQYITNVIIHNIHVHHCYQSGETNIRSSPTHFGWRTLSDGDGISIFGSRDLWIDHCSLSHCKDGLIDAVMGSTAITISNNWFSHHNEVMLLGHSDAYLPDSGMQVTIAFNHFGQKLVQRMPRCRRGYIHVVNNDFTQWEMYAIGGSGNPTINSQGNRYIAPFNYNAKEVTKRVETGEEEWRGWNWRSEGDIMVNGAYFVASGEGVEVKYEKAYSVEPKSASFIDQITLNAGVLGGRSNKLSKWTSGNNGVGSGGGGTILESESDEDNSDAMFGSNAPPQPSSDAILYSVLISLSSFLFLYFTTLYASL is encoded by the exons ATGCTATCCACCACAACCAACTACCAGTCAAGCACATGCCTAACCGGAAACCCAATTGACGACTGCTGGCGTTGCGACCCAAACTGGCAGCTCAACCGCCAGCGCCTTGCCGACTGCGGTATTGGGTTTGGCCAGCACGCACTCGGCGGTAAGGGGGGCCGCTACTACGTTGTCACTGACTCCTCCGACCACGACGccgtcacgccccgccccggtACCCTCCGCTACGCCGTCATCCAGACGGAGCCCCTCTGGATCGTCTTTGCCTCCAACATGCTCATCCACCTCTCTCAAGAGCTCATTTTCAACAGCTATAAGACCCTAGATGGTCGTGGCGTTAACGTGCACATAACCGGGGGCGGGTGCATTACGCTCCAGTACATCACCAATGTCATCATTCATAACATCCATGTCCATCATTGCTACCAATCAGGCGAGACCAATATCCGGTCTAGCCCGACCCATTTTGGGTGGCGTACCTTATCTGATGGAGACGGAATATCGATATTCGGATCCAG GGACTTATGGATAGACCACTGCTCGCTCTCCCACTGCAAGGACGGCCTGATCGACGCTGTAATGGGTTCCACTGCAATCACCATCTCCAACAACTGGTTCTCGCACCACAACGAGGTGATGCTGTTGGGCCACAGCGACGCCTACTTGCCAGACTCTGGCATGCAGGTTACCATAGCCTTCAACCACTTCGGCCAGAAGCTGGTGCAGCGGATGCCCAGGTGCAGACGAGGGTACATACACGTGGTCAACAACGATTTTACGCAGTGGGAGATGTACGCCATTGGGGGAAGTGGGAATCCCACCATTAACAGCCAGGGGAACCGCTACATTGCACCCTTCAATTACAATGCTAAAGAG GTTACAAAGAGGGTGGAAACGGGGGAGGAGGAATGGAGGGGCTGGAATTGGAGGAGCGAGGGGGACATAATGGTAAATGGAGCATACTTTGTGGCATCAGGTGAAGGTGTAGAGGTCAAGTACGAGAAGGCCTACAGTGTTGAGCCCAAATCTGCAAGTTTCATTGACCAGATTACCCTCAATGCCGGTGTCCTTGGTGGCAG GAGCAACAAGTTAAGCAAGTGGACTTCCGGGAACAATGGtgttggtagtggtggtggcgggACGATTTTAGAGTCGGAGAGCGATGAAGACAACTCCGATGCTATGTTCGGGAGCAACGCGCCACCGCAGCCATCCTCTGATGCCATTCTCTACTCTGTTCTAATTTCTTTGTCATCCTTTCTATTTTTGTATTTCACCACATTATATGCCTCCTTGTAG